A window of the Miscanthus floridulus cultivar M001 chromosome 14, ASM1932011v1, whole genome shotgun sequence genome harbors these coding sequences:
- the LOC136504915 gene encoding F-box/LRR-repeat protein 17-like, giving the protein MASDAAAIPAVPASAPAPAKPAPPKRRGSYNCGRCGLPKKGHVCSVPGPASSSSSAVGGDKAGEPQPPPQQQTKPRRALQFDEPASASPAAASAVVLDAVPLAVAAPPPRPRTPSQAAAWKKKARAEVVDVDAEEDGDGHDGPPLPWVEVGAGRRAPGEVLVGVLQRLPPRAVAAAAGVSRGWRECTRRLWGGAEEVRLRASGVRPVAGLIARCPVLAKLVLTMDSDVDATLLACIAFSCPNLQSLAINMVNSAANRITGDELSRFVSEKRSLSVLTLDGCSSLGFLNVSSSSLSTLWLSGLCSLTKAVMNCPSLNELSLNFPIQNNDSTDLVALMDSLGRTCPNLRNMHISSIRLCNEAVFALESANLRGLCMLSFLQGSKITDAAVASIVRSYASLELLDLSGSGITDNGLGMISNAFPNTLTFLLLARCPNITSFGVQVAAAQLPLLRVMDCGQSICATPQPEAGRSYYFGDLTGGIKFCAKLPVQRKQQTTCQKLIIKHNNLKKLSLWGCSAIDALYVNCPELVDLNLNWCTNLHPERLLIQCPNLKDVHAQGCRDMLIGAIRNQVLNEFAAIEPRLPCKRLADGSKRVHVPHFMIEQLEGQEKWGRPRKSQCTVHLT; this is encoded by the exons ATGGCCTCCGACGCCGCCGCCATCCCCGCCGTCCCGGCCTCCGCCCCCGCCCCGGCGAAGCCCGCGCCGCCCAAGCGCCGCGGCAGCTACAACTGTGGCCGGTGCGGGCTGCCCAAGAAGGGCCACGTCTGCTCCGTCCCGGgccccgcctcctcctcctcctccgccgtggGCGGCGACAAGGCGGGGGAgccacagccgccgccgcagcagcagacCAAGCCGCGGCGCGCGCTGCAGTTCGACGAGCCGGCGTCGGCGTCGCCGGCGGCTGCGTCGGCCGTGGTGCTGGACGCCGTGCCGCTGGCGgtcgcggcgccgccgccgcggccgcgaaCGCCGTCGCAGGCGGCGGCGTGGAAGAAGAAGGCGAGGGCGGAGGTGGTAGACGTGGACGCGGAGGAGGACGGCGATGGCCACGACGGCCCGCCGCTGCCGTGGGTCGAGGTGGGCGCGGGGCGGCGGGCGCCCGGGGAGGTGCTGGTGGGCGTGCTGCAGCGCCTGCCCCCGcgcgccgtggcggcggcggccggggtcAGCCGCGGCTGGCGCGAGTGCACGCGGCGCCTGTGGGGGGGCGCCGAGGAGGTCCGCCTCCGCGCCTCCGGGGTCAGGCCCGTCGCCGGGCTCATCGCGCGGTGCCCCGTGCTCGCCAAGCTCGTGCTCACCATGGACAG TGATGTTGATGCCACACTGTTGGCATGCATTGCATTTTCCTGCCCCAATTTACAATCCCTGGCTATCAACATGGTCAATAGCGCAGCCAACAGGATAACTGG GGATGAGCTATCTAGATTTGTTTCAGAGAAGCGATCTCTGTCAGTTCTTACATTAGATGGCTGTAGCAGTCTTGGTTTTCTCAATGTTAGCTCTTCAAGCCTTTCAACACTTTGGTTGTCAGGTCTTTGTTCCCTTACCAAAGCG GTCATGAACTGCCCCAGTTTGAATGAGCTCTCACTGAACTTTCCCATACAAAATAATGATTCTACTGACCTGGTTGCTCTAATGGATAGTCTGGGCCGCACCTGCCCAAACTTGAGGAACATGCACATCTCATCAATTCGCTTATGCAATGAAGCTGTGTTTGCTCTAGAGAGTGCTAATCTCAG GGGCCTGTGCATGCTGTCCTTTCTACAGGGTTCAAAAATAACAGATGCAGCTGTTGCATCTATTGTTCGTTCTTATGCAAGCTTGGAGCTGCTTGATTTAAGTGG ATCTGGCATTACGGACAATGGGCTTGGGATGATCAGCAATGCGTTCCCTAACACCCTAACATTTCTGCTCCTGGCAAGGTGCCCAAATATCACCTCAT TTGGGGTCCAGGTGGCTGCAGCACAGTTGCCACTCCTTCGTGTCATGGACTGTGGCCAGAGCATATGTGCTACCCCCCAGCCTGAAGCTGGGAGATCCTACTACTTCGGTGACCTAACTGGCGGGATCAAGTTCTGTGCTAAATTACCTGTCCAGAGAAAGCAGCAGACTACTTGCCAGAAGCTGATCATAAAGCACAACAACCTGAAGAAACTCAGCCTGTGGGGCTGTTCAGCCATCGAT GCCCTGTATGTGAACTGCCCGGAGCTGGTTGATCTGAACCTTAACTGGTGCACGAATCTTCATCCAG AGCGGCTGCTGATCCAGTGCCCCAATCTGAAGGACGTGCACGCCCAAGGGTGCCGCGACATGCTGATCGGAGCCATCAGGAACCAGGTCCTGAACGAGTTCGCGGCCATAGAGCCCCGGCTGCCTTGCAAGCGGCTGGCCGATGGGTCGAAGCGCGTGCACGTGCCCCACTTCATGATAGAGCAG CTGGAGGGGCAGGAGAAATGGGGCAGGCCACGGAAGAGCCAGTGCACCGTTCACCTCACCTAG